In one window of Haloimpatiens sp. FM7315 DNA:
- a CDS encoding ABC transporter ATP-binding protein produces the protein MELCINNVSKQFKDLKAVDNVKLKFTPGIWGLLGPNGAGKTTFMRMMVGNLKPSSGKIILDDSDINKLGCKYLDKIGYLPQQFGYDKNQSVEDFLNYIGVLKGIGKRLRNKRITELLSEFNLEEVRKKKIDELSGGMKRRAGICQAMLNDPEILIVDEPTAGLDIEERRKFRKYLAQISKEKIVILSTHIVSDIEFIANYLVLMEKGRIIISGQNQTLIKTLEGRVFETTVLESEAAKLEKEYKIMNFRNEDNGKVTIRYIAESPLVDSRAVPPSLNDFYLVNVKEA, from the coding sequence TTGAAATTCACACCAGGTATTTGGGGACTTTTAGGACCAAATGGTGCAGGAAAGACTACATTTATGAGAATGATGGTAGGAAATTTAAAGCCCTCTTCTGGGAAAATAATATTAGATGATTCAGATATTAATAAGCTTGGATGTAAATATTTAGATAAAATAGGATATCTGCCTCAGCAATTTGGTTACGATAAAAATCAATCAGTTGAGGATTTCCTGAATTATATTGGAGTTTTAAAAGGAATAGGCAAAAGGTTAAGAAATAAAAGGATTACTGAGCTTTTAAGTGAATTCAATTTAGAAGAAGTTAGAAAGAAAAAGATTGATGAACTTTCAGGAGGAATGAAAAGAAGAGCTGGAATATGCCAAGCGATGCTTAATGACCCTGAAATTTTAATTGTAGACGAGCCTACTGCTGGGTTAGATATAGAAGAGAGAAGAAAATTCCGCAAGTACTTAGCTCAAATAAGTAAAGAAAAAATTGTAATACTTTCAACTCATATTGTTTCAGATATTGAGTTTATAGCAAATTATCTTGTGCTTATGGAAAAAGGCAGAATAATTATAAGCGGGCAGAATCAAACTCTAATCAAAACCCTTGAAGGCAGAGTATTTGAAACTACTGTATTAGAAAGTGAAGCTGCAAAACTTGAAAAAGAATATAAAATTATGAATTTTCGTAATGAAGATAATGGGAAAGTTACAATAAGATATATTGCAGAATCTCCTCTGGTAGACAGCAGAGCGGTGCCGCCTTCTTTAAATGATTTTTATCTTGTAAATGTAAAGGAGGCATAA